In one Magallana gigas chromosome 7, xbMagGiga1.1, whole genome shotgun sequence genomic region, the following are encoded:
- the LOC105343136 gene encoding PAT complex subunit Asterix, whose product MSTLTNHQDPRRPNKIVRYKPPQAGTPSDDPTPDYMNLLGMIFSMCGLMMKLKWCAWAAVYCSFISFANARTSEDTKQMLSSFMLSISAVVMSYLQNPQPMTPPW is encoded by the exons ATGAGTACGCTTACAAATCATCAAGACCCGAGGAGACCAAACAAGATAGTAAG GTATAAACCCCCACAAGCTGGGACTCCATCAGATGATCCTACCCCAGACTACATGAATCTCCTTGGAATGATTTTCAGTATGTGTGGACTTATGATGAAG TTGAAATGGTGTGCCTGGGCTGCAGTGTATTGTTCCTTCATCAGTTTTGCAAATGCAAGGACTTCAGAAGACACCAAACAGATGCTAAGTAGCTTTAT GTTGTCAATATCAGCTGTTGTGATGTCTTACCTACAGAATCCTCAACCAATGACCCCGCCTTGGTAA
- the LOC136269928 gene encoding tripartite motif-containing protein 2-like, translated as MAFSKSQIPFTAQHYLVCGTEDCEKNCQFYCNPCHRQMCEQCRDEHQKSPDTKNHEVVPYQQRQRQLPEVKCQTHVNRYVDMLCEQCQVPVCSKCAMKDHGRHIFIDLETVYAEKCAICLNEINKIEEYFLPTSQDLLKSTKTDSTEIKKIMESIRTSMRAEAESLKSMVDAVTSDNIKQLNEQEKSLLQLLNSQDKKYNDYISYLNELVKKCHGYLSSKNLQILMSEITKNLKIDPIPETTRPVPPVFTAGQYSKEDVTKLLGRVTVPDTKPEIRKIKPMESLATQLKYTEKQRKRDREKSDMKRTLSLSSSVTKVREYTVPGVKSVLHLSLDKSGRLWASDRKGNLVQTDLQGNQLQIIQTNGGNGYHTVTQDRDLIFTDREDKVINRITVDNTITEFIKRGDWTPLSIYSSHINGDILVGMIKDKEAKVTRYNKTGEEIQNIQRDNKGQELYTNPNYITENINGDICTSDLNKRAVVVVNKSGHHRFSYTGRGSKFFPYGICTDLLGHIIVCDGHIIKVDIIDQDGRFLSLLLTRQQGIQPRGLCIDDENNLHVGQYTRDTVTVYKYLQ; from the coding sequence ATGGCATTTTCCAAATCCCAAATACCATTCACAGCCCAGCACTATTTGGTGTGTGGTACTGAAGACTGTGAGAAAAACTGTCAGTTTTACTGCAATCCTTGTCACCGAcaaatgtgtgaacaatgcagAGATGAACATCAGAAAAGTCCAGACACCAAGAACCATGAAGTGGTCCCTTACCAACAACGCCAAAGACAACTTCCAGAAGTTAAATGCCAAACCCATGTAAACCGATATGTAGACATGCTTTGTGAGCAATGTCAGGTTCCTGTTTGTTCCAAATGTGCAATGAAAGACCATGGCAGACACATATTTATAGATTTAGAAACAGTGTATGCAGAAAAATGTGCCATTTGCCTGaatgaaatcaataaaattgaagAATATTTCCTCCCAACTTCACAGGATTTGCTTAAATCCACAAAAACAGATTCTACAGAAATAAAGAAGATTATGGAAAGCATACGCACATCCATGAGGGCCGAAGCAGAGTCTCTTAAAAGTATGGTGGATGCCGTGACATCAGATAATATAAAACAACTCAACGAACAAGAAAAGTCTCTCCTTCAGCTATTAAATTCTCAAGACAAAAAGTATAATGATTACATTTCTTATCTTAATGAACTTGTAAAAAAATGCCATGGCTacctttcttctaaaaatcttCAAATCCTGATGAGTGAAATTACAAAGAATCTTAAAATAGACCCCATACCAGAGACCACCAGACCAGTCCCTCCAGTATTTACTGCTGGTCAATACAGCAAGGAGGATGTCACCAAACTACTGGGTAGAGTAACTGTTCCTGACACTAAACCAgagatcagaaaaataaaacccatgGAGAGTCTCGCTACACAATTAAAATATACAGAGAAACAGAGGAAACGAGACAGAGAGAAATCTGACATGAAACGAACACTGTCTCTGTCTTCCTCTGTCACCAAGGTCAGGGAGTACACAGTGCCAGGTGTTAAGAGTGTACTTCATTTATCACTAGATAAATCAGGCAGACTCTGGGCCAGTGATAGAAAAGGTAACCTTGTCCAAACAGATCTACAGGGGAATCAGCTACAGATAATACAAACCAATGGTGGAAATGGCTACCACACAGTCACACAGGACAGGGATCTGATCTTTACTGACAGAGAGGACAAAGTCATCAATAGGATAACAGTGGATAATACAAtcactgaattcattaaaagaGGAGACTGGACACCACTCAGCATATACTCTTCCCACATCAACGGGGACATACTGGTGGGGATGATAAAGGATAAAGAGGCTAAGGTCACCAGGTACAACAAGACAGGAGaagaaatacagaacatacagaGGGACAACAAAGGACAGGAACTCTATACTAATCCAAactacatcacagaaaacatcaatggtgatATCTGTACATCAGACCTAAACAAACGAGCTGTAGTGGTGGTGAATAAATCAGGACATCAcaggttctcctacacaggTAGAGGGTCAAAGTTTTTCCCCTATGGTATCTGTACTGATCTTCTCGGTCACATCATTGTTTGTGATGGTCATATTATCAAAGTTGACATCATTGATCAGGACGGTCGTTTCTTGTCTCTACTACTCACACGACAACAAGGGATACAACCCCGTGGTCTGTGTATTGATGATGAGAACAATCTCCATGTGGGACAATATACCAGAGACACAGTGACAGTGTACAAGTATCTACAGTGA